A window of the Bradyrhizobium ottawaense genome harbors these coding sequences:
- a CDS encoding dienelactone hydrolase family protein, with translation MNHRADQTVEEQLVRVPAGEVMLYGNLTLPEGSHAIVLFAHGSGSSRHSSRNRYVARLLNEANLSTLLIDLLTLDEEVIDARTAQLRFDIGLLAERLVAATDWLTQFPDTRQLRIGYFGASTGAAAALAAAALRTDVVGAVVSRGGRPDLAGAALMRVQAPTLLIVGENDGQVIQLNREALAQLRCEKQLMIVPGATHLFEEPGALDVVARLASDWFERHLVPLA, from the coding sequence ATGAACCATCGTGCAGATCAGACGGTTGAAGAGCAATTGGTCCGCGTCCCGGCCGGTGAGGTGATGCTCTATGGCAATCTTACTTTGCCCGAGGGATCCCATGCGATTGTGCTGTTCGCCCACGGCAGCGGCAGTAGTCGGCACAGCTCGCGCAATCGTTATGTGGCGCGCCTGCTAAACGAGGCAAACCTGTCAACCCTGTTGATTGATCTGCTGACACTGGACGAAGAAGTCATCGACGCGCGTACGGCGCAGCTGCGCTTCGACATCGGGCTGCTGGCCGAGCGGCTGGTGGCCGCGACCGACTGGCTGACCCAGTTCCCCGATACCAGGCAGCTTCGGATCGGTTATTTCGGTGCCAGCACCGGCGCTGCGGCCGCGCTGGCGGCGGCGGCTCTGCGCACCGATGTGGTCGGTGCGGTGGTCTCGCGAGGCGGACGCCCCGATCTTGCCGGTGCGGCCTTGATGCGCGTTCAGGCACCTACGCTGCTCATTGTGGGAGAAAATGACGGTCAGGTCATTCAGTTAAATCGGGAAGCGCTGGCGCAGCTGCGCTGCGAAAAACAGCTCATGATCGTGCCGGGAGCAACGCACCTGTTCGAAGAACCCGGAGCCCTGGACGTGGTGGCGCGCTTAGCGTCCGACTGGTTCGAGCGCCATCTTGTCCCGCTGGCGTGA
- a CDS encoding erythromycin esterase family protein: protein MQPGLVKPGLFRDRREAGGLLAEKLAAYANRPDVLVLALPRGGVPVAYEVARGLGAPLDVFVVHKLGVPGYEELAMGAIATGGVRVLNDQLVERLGIGEQAIEAIAARERQELERRERLYRGDRPPPDVRGRTVILVDDGLATGATMHAAIEALRQQNPARIVVAVPMASPEACEEMKEKADDVICAITPEPFHAVGRWYQDFSQTADEEVGILLARQGTPQTGEVAQGPAVDRPLIKALRQIAYPLAGLARDYDPLIGRIGEARFALLGEASHGTHEFYCERAEITKRLIAEKNFSAVAVEADWPDAYRLNRYVRGASDDVDAVEALADFRRFPTWMWRNTVVVEFIEWLRAYNDALPPGAEKVGFYGLDLYSLHASMKAVLQYLEKVDPEAAERARERYSCFDHVGEDTEAYGLMTRLNLSRSCEEEVIGQLIELQRRAADTMRRDGGLADDDLFHAEQNARLVKNAEAYYRSVFLEEVSSWNLRDRHMAETLDALVEYLGRKVGSAKVAVWEHNSHLGDARATEMGQRGELNVGQLTREKYAGEAVLIGFTTHHGTVTAASDWGKSSERKRVRPAPAGSYEALFHAVRHDQFLLILNDSDLMVQQLAAPRLERAIGVIYRPETERQSHYFGARLVEQFDAVLNFDKTRAVKPLESTEEWETGEIPETFPFAV, encoded by the coding sequence ATGCAGCCAGGACTTGTCAAGCCGGGACTGTTTCGTGATCGCCGCGAAGCCGGCGGGCTGCTCGCCGAAAAGCTCGCAGCCTATGCCAATCGACCCGACGTGCTCGTGCTGGCGCTGCCGCGCGGCGGCGTGCCTGTCGCCTATGAAGTGGCCCGCGGGCTCGGAGCGCCGCTCGATGTCTTTGTCGTCCACAAGCTTGGCGTCCCCGGCTATGAGGAGCTGGCGATGGGGGCGATCGCCACCGGTGGCGTGCGCGTGCTCAACGATCAACTCGTCGAGCGCCTCGGCATCGGCGAGCAGGCGATCGAGGCGATTGCGGCGCGTGAACGGCAGGAGCTGGAGCGGCGCGAGCGGCTTTACCGCGGCGATCGGCCGCCGCCCGATGTCCGCGGCCGCACCGTCATTCTGGTGGACGACGGCCTCGCGACCGGAGCCACCATGCACGCCGCGATCGAGGCTTTGCGGCAGCAGAATCCAGCCCGCATTGTAGTTGCGGTTCCGATGGCGTCGCCTGAAGCCTGCGAGGAGATGAAGGAAAAAGCCGACGACGTCATCTGTGCCATTACGCCGGAGCCGTTCCATGCCGTCGGCCGCTGGTACCAGGATTTTTCCCAGACCGCGGACGAAGAGGTTGGCATCCTGCTGGCGCGGCAAGGGACGCCGCAAACTGGCGAGGTCGCGCAAGGTCCGGCGGTGGACCGCCCGCTCATCAAGGCATTGCGCCAGATTGCCTACCCGTTGGCGGGATTGGCCCGCGATTACGATCCGCTGATCGGGCGGATCGGCGAGGCTCGTTTCGCGCTGTTGGGTGAAGCGTCCCACGGCACGCATGAGTTCTACTGCGAGCGTGCCGAGATCACCAAACGGCTGATCGCCGAAAAGAACTTCTCCGCCGTCGCCGTGGAGGCCGACTGGCCCGACGCCTATCGGCTCAACCGCTATGTCCGCGGTGCAAGCGACGACGTCGATGCTGTGGAGGCGCTGGCCGATTTCCGCCGCTTCCCGACATGGATGTGGCGCAACACGGTGGTGGTCGAGTTCATCGAATGGCTGCGGGCCTACAACGACGCGCTGCCGCCGGGTGCCGAGAAAGTCGGATTTTACGGCCTCGACCTCTACAGCCTCCATGCCTCGATGAAAGCCGTGCTGCAATATCTCGAGAAGGTCGACCCCGAGGCGGCCGAGCGGGCACGCGAGCGTTACTCCTGCTTCGACCATGTCGGCGAGGATACCGAGGCCTATGGTCTGATGACGCGCCTGAACCTTTCCAGGTCGTGTGAGGAGGAGGTCATCGGCCAACTGATCGAATTGCAACGCCGGGCGGCTGACACCATGCGGCGCGACGGCGGCCTGGCGGACGATGATCTGTTCCATGCCGAGCAGAATGCCCGTCTGGTGAAAAATGCCGAGGCGTATTACCGGTCCGTGTTCCTTGAGGAAGTGTCTTCATGGAATCTTCGTGACCGACATATGGCTGAAACCCTCGACGCCCTGGTTGAGTATCTCGGTCGGAAGGTTGGAAGCGCGAAGGTTGCCGTCTGGGAGCATAATTCCCATCTCGGCGACGCCCGTGCGACCGAAATGGGCCAGCGTGGCGAGCTCAATGTCGGCCAGCTCACGCGTGAGAAATACGCCGGTGAAGCGGTGCTGATCGGCTTCACCACCCACCACGGCACAGTCACTGCGGCCTCCGACTGGGGCAAATCCTCCGAGCGCAAGCGTGTTCGCCCGGCACCGGCCGGTAGCTACGAGGCGCTATTCCATGCGGTGCGGCACGACCAGTTCCTGCTTATCCTGAACGACAGCGACCTGATGGTGCAGCAACTGGCGGCTCCCCGGCTCGAGCGGGCGATTGGTGTGATCTATCGTCCCGAGACCGAGCGGCAGAGCCATTATTTCGGGGCGCGACTGGTCGAACAATTCGACGCCGTACTCAATTTCGACAAGACGCGTGCGGTCAAGCCGCTCGAATCAACGGAAGAGTGGGAAACCGGCGAGATTCCGGAGACGTTCCCGTTCGCGGTGTAA